TACACCACGGTCATCAATAGATTCATCGAGAAATAAACCGTCAAGTTGAAGTTGCTGCCTCTCTTCATCAGTAGGACGCATGTTTTTGATCTTCAACTGAACAgcataatcaaacataatatgaaaaaaattaaaacaattggaaaaactaaaaattaacagcataaataaaactgaaaagaaacagtaaagaaactgtaAATTACCTTGTCCGAAGGTAAATCAAAAATCTTGCCCTTCAAGTCTCGAAgagttggatttttggtgacaATGGTGTTGCTCCAGTTCAGAATCCTTGGAATAGAAGATGAAACTCTCTTACAGAAAGAGTTCACCATTGCAGGACAGCATTCATAAAACCAAACCGTGAAAACCCAAGGACATCCCAAAGCCCTATACCAGCCATCATATTGGCCTCCCTTCTCTGCCTtcctatttttcataataatcCCATGCTGGATCCTACCTTTGAATGAGTCAATTGTCAATTCAAATGATTCCCTACCCTAACAATACTCGTCCCACCGACCGCTATCCACAACATCTAGATCAAACCTAGACACTTCTTTATCAAGAGTattgctaagaagaaaacactgaATGAAATACAAAACAGCCATTTTCAAACCAAGAGACTCATCCAAACCCCACCGACTACCCAAAAAAGCATCATCGATGGCTTTGTGGTCAATAGTTTTTACACCACGGAAACATGTTTCTACCAATTGATTTGTTTCCTGTGAAAACAACAACTTGCTGCATTCACCGAAACAATCTAATCCAGAAATCAAGTAAAATTCCTCGACACTAAACCGTATGCAACGGCCAGCAACCTTAGCCCAAAACTCTTTAGGATTGGGCTGGAAAACTTCCCTTAGTAATAAACTATGTACGACTTGCGGATGAAAAACAAACTCAGGCATATCCAGAAAATGCCCAAACTGAGTTTGACGAAACATAGAAAGCAAATTAACAGATAAAGTGTTCTTAATATTATCTATCACGGAAAAAACACTGGTGCATACACACTTAGATCTATAAAAATCAGAAGGACTAAATTTGTAGTCCCAAACCTGCAACATAACGAAAATGGccacaataaattattaatcGTGAATAAAACAGTATGAAAACTGTAATACAACTATAAACAAACTACAAACAAACTACCAATCAGATACAACTACACAAAAATAAACAGCAAAGAcctaaaataattttgaaacgtaaaaaaaaacagtaaacaaCTAACCCTAAAGGAAATCGAAAAACACATCAAACATAACAacacaataaatttttaatagtgAAAAATACAGTATGAAAAGAACAATAAAACTATatacaaacaacaaacaaactacAAAACAGATACAACTATACAAAAATAAAGAGCAGAGATTTGAAAATCGTTTTGAAACCTAAAATataacagcaaacaactaaacctaatgaaaatcgaaaacacatcaaacataccattattaaactataaaaaaacttataagaaacTACAAACGACTGATTGAAAACACTAAAAACGAAAACAAAACACAGAACCTAGAAGCACAAAAAAAAcactgaaaataaagaaaacaaaaccaaaTTTAAAAACCACACCCAGAGAAGAAGCAAATGAAATGTTCAAAACcaacaataaataactaaaaaaattaaaaacataaaacgaAATGTGcaaatgaaaccctaaaattatacaAAGCAGAATGAACAAAAAAACGCCAAAATCTGGGGAAAGTGTAAATGTAGGAAAAGGGGGAAACGATAATGAAACTAAAAACCAACCTGAGTTCGATCTTCAGCAGATGCAAGAGTTTTTTTCCCAGAAATTTCTGGAACCGTGTGCTCCTCCACGTtgagcttcgttttcttcgaagaATGGGGTCTCCCACGCTTGGGCAGTGGAGCATCAAAATCAGAATCATAGTCTTCAAGGATCGGGCGTTTACCCTTGGATTTGTTGGCCAAAGTTTTCTTGCCCATTTTCGATTTTTGTGGGGATGATGATGAACGAGTGATTGCcatcttataaataaatttgaaaaaaaatgaaacagaGAGGGAATAACAGTTGATAAATCGTGGGCTTAGAGGGAGTTGAAATTTCGTGGATGAACaaaaaagaagagggaaaaaACGTGATCAATAATGGGTGGTTAATCTTatgaatggaggttacttgtaTTCAAATCAAGTTAGAAACAGAAAGGAAAAATCGAAaatgaaattgaaagaaaatgaaaaaagagagggaagagagtggGATTTGATTGATGAGTGATGGGGATAGCACACGTGTATGTGCATGaaatgatgactaagtggtatttttgtaataaaacaAACATGGTAAGTAAAAAAGTTGATATAGGCGTGTaagagtatttttgtaataaattgtgtaaaatggattttccatgtaaaaatttcataaaaatatatacttttgaTAAAAATGTAAATGATAAACTTAATATGGAAACCGATAATTTAAAGTGATTCTCATGAAACAGTCAAATTTGAGGACAAGTAaaattggttgaaaattatatatgtgattatatagaaattaaaaaatagtagtaGTGTAATAACAACACACAATCCTTATTCATTATTATAGCATGTTAtgatttcataattaaaaagcACACACATAAATgcaaataagaagaaaaagtaaaaactaTTACAGTAAgatgaaattatattattagaaTAAACGATCCCCCAAAGTCTTGTTCTTCCATTTAGAAGTTGCACTTAAGCGTCTTAATGTTGTGGATGACTTATGAGACAAGATTGACGGGAGTTCTTCTCTCATCTTCTCACATCTTTTCAATTCGGCAATTTTTGCATCTAACTTTTCAATGACTTCTTTTTCCCATCTAATGACTTTATAACCCAAATAGGCGTCCAAGAACTCTCCACACAAAACCTCTCGGATTGGAGATAGATTGAAGCCTGAGATCTCTTGAATGCCATGTAGGTAAAAATACCATTGTTTAAGATGATCCATTGTGATGTCTTCAAGCTTAGTTCTACACATTTTGTCAATGATAGTACATAGTAAGGTTGGGATAACACTCCTCATTCCAATACTTGTCAAACGAGATTTGCCATGATTAACATCTCCGTACTCGCGAATGAATGTTGTGAGAATAGGGGCCAATGTGTTGGGGACCATGTATTTACCCTCCACTACTCCTACAACCTCTTGCCTTAAATACTTCTCATCTTCTACTTTTAAACCTTCTTCACTTGTGTAATAATACACTTCATTACTAAAATAAGAATAGCCATCTTGcaaaaagtctttaaatttgtTGAAATTTGTTAGGAAAGTTTTTTGTTAAATTGGACTCATGGAtgcatgagagagagagagagagtaattGCATGATAGAGAACATGTgtgtaatgtatatatatatctttaaatATTTTAGGAAATAAAGAGGAGAATTTGTGTGTAggtaatgtatgtatatatatatatatgtagattgatatgtaggtttaggttaatattatattattattaatataatataagttttatggaggtatttttgtatttctatagaattaaaaattaaaaaatgagaaaattaaggagagaaaaaaaaatagctttgAAGCAAATTTAGAATGACACGTCACCGCCttcttctttatatatattgattgatgattgatgATTATGTCAACTTAACTTAACATTAGATGTGtacgtatatatgtatatatgtatgtgataaaaaaaataatatttcatactatttcataaatttctaaaataagaaagaaaattaacaattaaatataatattagacGTGAGCATACCTCAGTCATCATGCAATGTACATTCGTTGCATATCGTTGCATGTGTACACACGAAATTGTAGATTCCTTTCTTCTTCGCAGGAATCACAATAATATTCGCCGAACTCTTATTCGTTTAGTGAATCAACAAGAGTCAATTTGTGAATGTGATAGTCATCTTTGACCATAAATGGTAATGGGCCACAGATAAAATGGAGATTGTATTTTctcgatatttagggtattgccacgATATTTATTGGTAGGAAAACTTTTAATTTTGAGTCTAAGTAAGTCCCCAAAAAGTGATTTACTGGATCACTTACCAGTTCATGTACATTGTGACTAGAGCCTTAAAATCATCGAGCAGCAGTTTCTACTCAGGTTAACCGGCACACCTAAATTCAGAagtgaggtaagattagtatgaTAGTTGTATAcatgtttacatgtttagcgtacatatTTTATGATTGCCTAGTAGATAACATATCAGTAAGAGCGGTTttagtgtacatagagttgcactgaATACTGACGAATATATGTTTGGCTAAGTACGAATTGATGCTACCACATCGGTACGATTAGAGTACCGAGTAGAGGTTAATATTATGATCAATCGTACTGTCGTACGAATGTTCCAGACCTAGTACGTGTTGGATGCGGGATAGGATTATGATTGAGTGTATGGGTGCCTAGTTATAATCTTGTCTATGTTTGTGTTATGTTTATACTTTTtttactgagtctatcgactcacatatattgtttatgtgtaggtaagggcaaggtaAAAGCTGAACTGCAGTGAGTTCGGGttagatgaagattgtacacaTCAAGGTGATTAGACTTGGAGTGTTCAAATTTTTGGGAGAATTAGACTTTATTTTGATAGTCGCTAAGCAACAACTTTTGTAACTTTTGTATTTTGAAAACTGATGTAACTTTGTAAACGGAATCCCAAAATGTGTATTGTATTTATGTATTTAAGTTTaagtttatttataaatttttttaattattcacgtttTTAGTGAATTCTTTGATTAACAAAAGAGTGCACAATGTTTAAAAGGGGtttttacaaatatattgaATTTTGGTTCAAAGCttacaattttactgtcacacggaattttttttacaaaaatactatatttttataaaacaacaaaacagaacaattaaaacaacagtagaacaactaaaaaacaattgTGGAACAACCGTGAAAACTTAACAtagtacacagtataaaacttacataatatttttgaaaaaaattcagcctcacagtaaaaaagtaaaaaagttacaAAGTTAAAAATCTTAGTATCTGGTGTAAAAAtccttatttaaaattacaataaCGTGTTTAATCTAGTAGAGTAATACAAATACGGTACTTCTAAAAATCGGTtgcaaattatataaatataattatagaaAAGAATAGTAATAGTGTAACAACACACcatctttattaattatatattatagcatttcataatttcatattaaagaGTACAcacataaacataaataaaaataaaaactattatTGTAAGAtggaataatattattaaaacatGGCATCCCCTGGAGTCTTGTTCTTCCATTTAGCAGTTTCCCTTAAGCATTCTAATTTAAAGGATGACTTATTAGACAAGATTGTTGCGAGTTCTTCTCGCATCTTCTCACATCTTTCTAATTTGGCTTTCAGTGTAGCAATTTTTGTGTCTAACTTTTTAGGGACTTCTTCTTCCCATCTAATGACTTTATAACCCAAATAGGCTCTCAAGAACTTGTCATACAAAATCGTCCGGATTGGATCCACATTGAAGCCTGAGATCTCTTGAATGCCATGTAGGTAGAAATCCCATTGTTTAAGATGATCTATTGTGATGTCTTCAAGCTTACATCTACACATTTTGTCAATGACAATACATAGTAAGGTAAAGATGACACTCCACATTCCACTTGTCAAACGAGATTGCCCATCAAGATCTCCGTACTTGCGGATGAATGTAATGAGAATAGGGGCCAATGTGTTGGGGACCATGTATTTACCCTCCACTACTTCCACAACCTCTTGCCTTAAATATTTCTCATCTTCTACTTTTAAACCTTCTTCACTTGTGTAGCAATACACTTCTCTACAAAATTTATCATAGCCATCTTGcaaaaagtctttaaatttgtTGAAATTTTCAAGAGATCCTAACTCATCAAATTGAGAATTTAAATTTCGGTAGTAATTGTATATGATTTTGGAATAAGTAAAATCAAATGGTTGAatcaatttttgtttttctcctAGGGTTAGTGTATTGATTATGTCTTAAAGGGTCTGATGTTGGTGGTGTTCTGCTTTTTCATAAATGGTCCAGTCCCATCGAGATTCTCCAAGGGCCACTAACTCCACATCATTATTGGTGTTTGTCTCTCCTTTTATTGCTTTCATCATTATTCTGTATTGCTGCCTTTGTTTTTCGATTTACTTGGTTTCTGGAAGAATAGGTCACAAGCTCCTGCCTTAGGTTCTGACCCTACAGCTCCCTTAAGAATCGTGGAGATTAGTGGTCTGCCGTCTCAGCAGAAAAAGTGagtgtttcttttaagtttattttatgttgttttttagtttctaaaCTGTTTACTTTTCTTCTGTTTTTATAGTGATTGCGGAGCATATGTTGCTGCATTTGTCGAATTCTTTATCCACGGAAAGGATGTCCCTGCGGACTTTGACATCGAAGTTTATCGTACCCGGCTTGCTGCACTTTTCTTCTCATATGGCCAAAGGAAAATTGATGAAAGCATTGATAGCGAGGATGAGAAGCAAAGCAAGTCTTCTAAGGcttctaaattgaaaaaataggaTCTTTTAATTTGGTGACTCTTTTCTGTTATTTGTTGAATCTATTATCAGACAATAGTTAGTGTTATTGGTTGAATGTAggtattatatttgattttatactatgtacctggtttaaaacttttaggatatttgaGATTTACTCCTTATAATATGTTTATTGTATAGGTTTGTATTTCCCaaagttgtttgtttttttaattgttcaagttTTTATATACGGTCGCACAACTATGGAGAAACTATTAACCAACTGAATACAAACAATGTTTttatatttctaaattgtgctatgaatgtatttttattcTTGTATTCCATTACtcctttttcctttattttagttatgttttatcaattctTGCCTGACTGCTTTTAAAACTGTAAAGAAGAAGTCATTCCGGTACTTAATATTTACAAAGTGTCACAACTGTAACAAAACGATTTtgcaactattaaaaaactgtttcaaatttcataaaaatgaaaTCCTATGTATTTAGAACATCACAGATCAACCTGTTTGAATTTGCACACAgaattaaacaattcaaatatttcatatgtatctattttattgcttgattgttgcatgtctttcgattgtgtccgtgttgaccacatttgctgcacctgttatgtttttttgtatcccattcagataaaaaccttcgtttccttggtcttccagatcttattttttggtttggtaGCAGAACAATGATATCTTTTATGTTCTGTGGCACATCCCatgttgtgtgattgtgtaccggatatgttgagccgctgtatgtttcaagccatgttcTTGTGGTGTAATAACCTGAACAGTAGTTGTAAACattcaagttcatctcttttataacagcaagcgcatgagcacACGGTAACTCGTCAAGTTGGAATCTGTTGCAACTGTATGTTTTCTCCTTGAGGTTGATGACCCATGATCTGCTTAGTTCAACGACTTCGAACATGGTCTCGTTTATTGGTTTTACCTGCGGATtaagtaaatttataaaactGTTAATATGTATAACAACGGCAaacaaactattaaaaaactataatataactaaaatattaaacatttcattacattttctgtcaatgagtCCACAAAGTTGTCGACTAATTTCTTCTCTGTTGTAggtgttaaaaatgttgttgttttttgtgtttttttcctGTTAGTGTATGTCCATTGTTGTATCAATgctctcaatgactccatcagtgttgtgattggtagcTCTCTAACTGCCAAGTTTGCTGCATTTAGAGATTCATCAATGTTtgaagtcatagttgaatacctgttgtt
This Cannabis sativa cultivar Pink pepper isolate KNU-18-1 chromosome 6, ASM2916894v1, whole genome shotgun sequence DNA region includes the following protein-coding sequences:
- the LOC133039367 gene encoding uncharacterized protein LOC133039367, with amino-acid sequence MTSNIDESLNAANLAVRELPITTLMESLRALIQQWTYTNRKKTQKTTTFLTPTTEKKLVDNFVDSLTENVKPINETMFEVVELSRSWVINLKEKTYSCNRFQLDELPCAHALAVIKEMNLNVYNYCSG